One region of Bombus affinis isolate iyBomAffi1 chromosome 5, iyBomAffi1.2, whole genome shotgun sequence genomic DNA includes:
- the LOC126916075 gene encoding F-box only protein 42 isoform X1: protein MECNIDDLPDVVLEYILSLIPPYKNLQECKLVSKRWFRATKNVIQHNKTHFHKSVAYGSLLWSSWPSKHWMPTIAKRHSHSACTYENSMYVFGGCTATCTTFNDLWRLDLDTRKWVRLITMGTYPSPKACATMLYYKKSFILFGGWSHPALYSVHQQSRLFNELHVYSIESNKWIAINTLETPPPTSAHSASIHKNCMIVFGGICNGYRSNDVWCLNLDSYSWHKQATSNLKPQPRYGQSQIELGDKHLLILGGCTGPNVAMNDAWLLKMEGTAWTWKKVNMHNTEWAPTRIWCHQACKVGNHVIVLSINKCQNKPNDMSISLKKVTCQAAPSSRTNNSSPLHARQGSVSHIDRDVNINGRHGSFSEISVQNPRPSHHLPNFTKNLTLCYDNMLSMTAFRNEPVRYDINSHRQRQLESLRRMEESIRNRRTQSKSAKKTRNTLSIFVLDITNVLCDECSASWIPLKHSDQSGPNERILYSLVAGRGELIVFGGIAKEYIQSHPDMDEPEVYNDLHFINPPRYVI from the exons ATGGAGTGTAATATTGATGATTTGCCAGATGTTGTATTAGAATATATTTTAAGTTTAATTCCACCATACAAGAATCTTCAAGAATGTAAACTTGTATCCAAAAGATGGTTTCGTGCCACCAAAA ATGTAATACAACACAATAAAACACATTTTCATAAGTCTGTGGCTTACGGATCATTGCTTTGGAGTTCATGGCCATCCAAACACTGGATGCCTACAATTGCAAAGAGACATTCACATTCTGCTTGTACATATGAAAACTCTATGTATGTTTTTGGTGGATGTACTGCTACGTGCACAACATTCAATGATTTATGGAGATTAGATTTGGATACAAGGAAATGGGTCAGATTAATTACAATGGGAACTTATCCATCTCCAAAAGCTTGTGCTACTATGTTGTATTACAAAAAGAGTTTCATTTTATTTGGTGGCTGGTCCCACCCAGCGCTATATTCTGTTCACCAG CAATCAAGGTTATTCAATGAATTACATGTGTATTCTATAGAATCCAATAAATGGATTGCTATAAACACCTTGGAAACACCTCCACCTACTTCAGCACATTCTGCATCAATTCACAAAAATTGTATGATTGTTTTTGGTGGTATATGTAATGGATATAG ATCCAATGATGTATGGTGTTTAAATTTGGATTCCTATAGTTGGCATAAGCAAGCTACTTCGAATTTGAAACCACAACCACGTTATGGTCAGTCTCAGATTGAGCTTGGAGATAAACATCTCCTTATATTAG GTGGTTGCACTGGACCTAATGTTGCTATGAACGATGCTTGGTTATTGAAAATGGAAGGTACAGCATGGACGTGGAAAAAAGTAAACATGCACAATACTGAATGGGCTCCAACACGTATTTGGTGCCACCAGGCTTGTaag gtAGGAAATCATGTTATTGTTCTTAGTATAAATAAGTGTCAGAATAAGCCAAACGATATGAGTATATCGCTCAAGAAAGTGACTTGCCAAGCAGCACCTTCATCAAGAACAAATAATTCATCTCCATTACACGCAAG ACAAGGGAGTGTATCTCATATTGATAGAGACGTAAACATTAATGGACGACATGGATCTTTTTCAGAAATATCTGTACAAAATCCACGTCCTTCACATCATCTACCTAATTTTACAAAGAATTTAACTTTATGTTATGATAATATGTTAAGTATGACCGCTTTTCGCAACGAACCAGTGCGTTATGACATTAACAGTCATCGACAACGACAATTAGAATCTCTTCGTAGAATGGAAGAAAGTATTAGAAATCGAAGAACGCAATCAAAATCTGCAAAGAAAACAAGAAATACGTTATCCATATTTGTGTTAGACATTACGAATGTTTTATGCGATGAATGTAGTGCTTCGTGGATTCCTTTAAAACACAGTGATCAGTCAGGTCCTAACGAAAGAATTCTTTATTCACTCGTAGCTGGTCGTGGTGAATTAATAGTGTTTGGAGGTATTGCTAAAGAATATATACAAAGCCATCCTGATATGGATGAGCCTGAAGTCTACAATGATCTCCATTTTATAAATCCACCAAGatatgttatttaa
- the LOC126916072 gene encoding protein O-glucosyltransferase 2-like, which yields MLLKNVLPTNFLLYYVQFGKFPRQMKVVTILKIRKPCFLLLFVHSANVRDSHLKIKGILYTNNFTISPRHEGRNAEINPSETIIWGPGLRPDKVTMRARYIFLQFIDLQGKNLTESPGKDIITVSIQGQTSTGHMCHIWTQILDCKDGSFIVRYKLHNTCFNFKLKIKMKHNNLPILLVESKGPVYEEECYCPNSSINSWLENLGCSKSYKQMQDDLAPFPNVDFDKMRESIVKTYDRPGSVSLCHYVIQSNKIFRECHGRYVGFKIFMDSILLSLTRKVLLPDIEFFVNLGDWPLVPKEGKNYPIFSWCGSFDTKDIVIPTYDITESSLEEMGRVMLDMLSIQGNTDTPWKEKIEKVFWRGRDSRRERLDLIDISRKYPDLFNVAITNFFFFKDEMDKYGPEQSHVSFFHFFKYKYQLCIDGTVAAYRLPYLLAGDALLLKQESKYYEFFYNNLVPGKHYISVKRDLSDLVEKIMWAKEHDQKVLQIAKSARQFARDNLLPDNVLCYHVVLFHEWSKRLKSKVKVLDNMEEVLQPKHSCKCYNADGKLKEEL from the exons ATGCTTCTCAAAAATGTTCTACCGACGAACTTCCTTTTATATTATGTCCAATTTGGGAAATTTCCCAGGCAGATGAAAGTTGTTACTATCTTAAAGATTCGAAAACCATGTTTCCTGTTACTTTTTGTCCATTCTGCAAACGTGAGAGATTCTCATCTGAAAATTAAGGGAATTTTGTACACGAACAATTTTACAATATCTCCACGTCATG AAGGAAGAAATGCTGAAATAAATCCATCGGAAACAATAATTTGGGGTCCAGGATTGAGGCCAGATAAAGTAACAATGCGAGCAAGATATATTTTTCTACAGTTTATCGACCTACAAGGCAAAAA TTTAACAGAATCACCTGGAAAAGATATAATAACTGTATCCATACAAGGGCAAACTTCAACAGGACACATGTGTCATATATGGACACAAATTCTAGACTGCAAAGACGGAAGTTTTATTGTTAGATATAAATTACATAATACATGcttcaatttcaaattaaaaataaaaatgaaacataaTAATTTACCTATCCTATTGGTAGAATCTAAAG GACCTGTTTACGAAGAAGAATGTTACTGTCCAAATTCTTCTATTAATAGTTGGTTAGAAAATTTAGGATGTTCAAAAAGTTATAAACAAATGCAAGATGATCTTGCTCCTTTCCCAAATGTTGACTTTGACAAAATGCGTGAAAGTATTGTAAAAACATATGATCGGCCAGGAAGCGTTAGTCTATGTCACTATGTAATTCAATCTAACAAA ATTTTTAGGGAATGTCATGGCCGCTATGTAGGCTTTAAGATATTTATGGATTCTATCCTCCTATCTCTTACTCGCAAAGTTTTATTGCCAGATATTGAATTCTTTGTGAATTTGGGAGATTGGCCACTTGTTCCAAAAGAGGGCAAAAATTATCCTATCTTTTCTTGGTGTGGCTCTTTTGACACTAAAGATATTGTTATACCTACTTATGATATCACAGAATCATCGTTAGAAGAAATGGGAAG GGTAATGTTAGATATGCTGTCTATACAAGGTAATACGGATACACCAtggaaagaaaaaatagaaaaagtattTTGGCGTGGTCGAGATTCCCGTAGAGAACGACTCGATTTAATTGATATTTCCAGAAAATATCCTGATTTGTTTAATGTTGCAAttacaaatttctttttttttaaagatgaAATGGATAAATATGGTCCAGAACAAAGCCATgtgtctttctttcatttttttaag TACAAATATCAGTTATGTATAGATGGTACAGTAGCAGCATATCGACTTCCATATTTACTTGCTGGTGATGCCTTATtattaaaacaagaatcaaaGTATTATGAATTTTTTTACAACAATCTTGTACCCGGAAAACATTACATATCTGTTAAAAGGGATCTGTCAGACCTTGTTGAAAAAATTATGTGGGCTAAAGAACATGACCAAAAAGTACTACAGATTGCCAAATCTGCTAGACAATTTGCAAGGGATAATTTGTTACCAGATAATGTATTATGCTATCATGTAGTTTTGTTTCAT GAATGGAGTAAACGCTTAAAGAGTAAAGTTAAAGTATTAGATAACATGGAAGAAGTGCTGCAACCCAAGCATTCTTGTAAATGTTACAACGCCGATGGAAAACTTAAAGAGGAGCTATAA
- the LOC126916071 gene encoding basic salivary proline-rich protein 2 isoform X2: MLDENSQLIQTIQEYQNKGKAQECIQYQQMLHRNLVYLASIADANQNIQALLPPPQGIPNGPQHGMMNPQGIPNAPTGSSGPGGDMPPNTQPTLPMSGFSQGQPMTQGGYRGPVMPGQGPMNRPPAAPGPQQYRGPQGYPQQPSQQSYPTQYANQNPGTNYQGPQGSAYTPGQPNQYGPPNTSQQQGYSTSTQPNYGPPTTVNSYGPQPGGYPPPGTTQPPTGYGPPPPNQQGYPPSNPSQQNFPSSGQQQQPGQYGSPSPQPNYQQPPSQAPPQNAYGAGQPGNYPPPSSQAYANNVPPQNYPAPPTSSAQPPQPGSQQNTGPQPNYGNQPSPGPGATQYGPASTSPPFSTASASGVNTYAQSSQPTSTPSASTQTYPPSSAPPSTSQGGNYAPPGPAPSGYPVHQTPHPTSHPPHQPPHQSPHQPPHAPHQPPHQPSHQSTHQPSAHQSPHQPQQSQQQSQTPPQPQQQQSQSPAPSGFQPPSGPPQGPAPPPGPQPQPGYGPATTQTYVPPTPGGQPQVYTPHPPQGGQHYGHPQYPPQSYPPPPAGQGYPQYPPRPPGGHMPPPPGPQGPPPPNQYGGYGYQPPPQ; the protein is encoded by the exons ATGCTTGATGAAAATAGTCAGCTTATACAAACAATACAAGAATATCAAAATAAAGGAAAAGCACAAGAATGTATACA ATACCAGCAGATGTTGCATCGCAATTTGGTATATTTGGCATCCATTGCTGATGCAAATCAAAATATACAAGCATTGTTACca CCTCCACAAGGGATCCCTAATGGACCCCAACATGGTATGATGAATCCACAGGGCATTCCTAATGCTCCCACAGGATCAAGTGGACCTGGGGGTGATATGCCTCCAAATACTCAACCAACATTACCAATGTCAGGCTTTAGTCAAGGACAACCAATGACACAAGGTGGATATCGTGGTCCTGTTATGCCTGGACAAGGACCTATGAATA GACCACCTGCTGCACCTGGACCACAACAGTATAGAGGACCTCAGGGTTACCCTCAACAACCTTCTCAACAAAGTTATCCTACGCAATATGCCAATCAAAATCCAGGTACCAATTATCAAGGACCACAGGGATCTGCATATACTCCAGGTCAACCAAATCAATATGGACCGCCAAATACTTCCCAACAACAGGGATACAGCACATCAACGCAACCGAACTATGGTCCTCCAACAACCGTGAATAGTTACGGTCCTCAACCAGGTGGATATCCACCACCAGGAACAACTCAGCCTCCTACAGGATATGGTCCACCACCACCAAATCAACAAGGCTATCCTCCTTCTAATCCTTCTCAACAAAACTTCCCATCAAGCGGACAACAGCAACAGCCTGGTCAATATGGTAGTCCTAGCCCACAACCAAATTACCAACAACCTCCGTCTCAAGCTCCGCCTCAAAATGCGTATGGAGCTGGTCAACCCGGAAATTATCCTCCTCCTTCATCGCAAGCATATGCAAATAACGTTCCACCTCAAAATTATCCGGCTCCCCCTACTTCTAGTGCTCAACCTCCTCAACCTGGATCTCAACAAAATACTGGTCCTCAACCAAATTATGGTAATCAACCAAGTCCCGGTCCTGGTGCAACGCAATACGGTCCAGCTTCTACATCTCCACCGTTCAGTACTGCCTCTGCAAGTGGAGTAAATACCTATGCTCAGAGTAGCCAACCAACTAGTACACCGTCCGCTTCAACTCAAACTTACCCACCAAGTAGCGCTCCACCATCTACTTCGCAAGGTGGAAACTACGCTCCACCGGGACCTGCACCATCCGGATATCCCGTGCATCAAACACCTCACCCAACGTCTCATCCGCCACATCAACCACCACATCAATCCCCACATCAACCTCCTCATGCTCCTCATCAACCACCTCATCAACCTTCTCATCAATCAACTCATCAACCTTCTGCACATCAATCTCCACATCAACCACAACAGTCTCAACAACAATCTCAGACACCGCCACAGCCTCAACAGCAACAATCTCAGAGTCCTGCTCCAAGTGGATTTCAGCCACCTTCAGGACCTCCACAGGGTCCTGCTCCACCTCCAGGACCACAACCACAGCCTGGATATGGTCCAGCTACTACACAGACGTATGTACCACCGACACCAGGAGGACAGCCACAG GTATACACTCCTCATCCACCTCAAGGTGGTCAACATTATGGACATCCACAATATCCTCCTCAGAGTTATCCACCACCACCAGCAGGACAAGGATATCCTCAATATCCACCGCGTCCACCTGGTGGACACATGCCTCCTCCCCCTGGACCTCAAGGACCTCCTCCACCAAATCAGTATGGTGGTTATGGATATCAGCCACCTCCACAATAG
- the LOC126916071 gene encoding basic salivary proline-rich protein 2 isoform X1: protein MSVTFAQRGRPPPNPAQIQKMLDENSQLIQTIQEYQNKGKAQECIQYQQMLHRNLVYLASIADANQNIQALLPPPQGIPNGPQHGMMNPQGIPNAPTGSSGPGGDMPPNTQPTLPMSGFSQGQPMTQGGYRGPVMPGQGPMNRPPAAPGPQQYRGPQGYPQQPSQQSYPTQYANQNPGTNYQGPQGSAYTPGQPNQYGPPNTSQQQGYSTSTQPNYGPPTTVNSYGPQPGGYPPPGTTQPPTGYGPPPPNQQGYPPSNPSQQNFPSSGQQQQPGQYGSPSPQPNYQQPPSQAPPQNAYGAGQPGNYPPPSSQAYANNVPPQNYPAPPTSSAQPPQPGSQQNTGPQPNYGNQPSPGPGATQYGPASTSPPFSTASASGVNTYAQSSQPTSTPSASTQTYPPSSAPPSTSQGGNYAPPGPAPSGYPVHQTPHPTSHPPHQPPHQSPHQPPHAPHQPPHQPSHQSTHQPSAHQSPHQPQQSQQQSQTPPQPQQQQSQSPAPSGFQPPSGPPQGPAPPPGPQPQPGYGPATTQTYVPPTPGGQPQVYTPHPPQGGQHYGHPQYPPQSYPPPPAGQGYPQYPPRPPGGHMPPPPGPQGPPPPNQYGGYGYQPPPQ, encoded by the exons ATGTCCGTGACCTTTGCCCAACGCGGCAGGCCGCCACCGAATCCTGCTCAAATACAGAAG ATGCTTGATGAAAATAGTCAGCTTATACAAACAATACAAGAATATCAAAATAAAGGAAAAGCACAAGAATGTATACA ATACCAGCAGATGTTGCATCGCAATTTGGTATATTTGGCATCCATTGCTGATGCAAATCAAAATATACAAGCATTGTTACca CCTCCACAAGGGATCCCTAATGGACCCCAACATGGTATGATGAATCCACAGGGCATTCCTAATGCTCCCACAGGATCAAGTGGACCTGGGGGTGATATGCCTCCAAATACTCAACCAACATTACCAATGTCAGGCTTTAGTCAAGGACAACCAATGACACAAGGTGGATATCGTGGTCCTGTTATGCCTGGACAAGGACCTATGAATA GACCACCTGCTGCACCTGGACCACAACAGTATAGAGGACCTCAGGGTTACCCTCAACAACCTTCTCAACAAAGTTATCCTACGCAATATGCCAATCAAAATCCAGGTACCAATTATCAAGGACCACAGGGATCTGCATATACTCCAGGTCAACCAAATCAATATGGACCGCCAAATACTTCCCAACAACAGGGATACAGCACATCAACGCAACCGAACTATGGTCCTCCAACAACCGTGAATAGTTACGGTCCTCAACCAGGTGGATATCCACCACCAGGAACAACTCAGCCTCCTACAGGATATGGTCCACCACCACCAAATCAACAAGGCTATCCTCCTTCTAATCCTTCTCAACAAAACTTCCCATCAAGCGGACAACAGCAACAGCCTGGTCAATATGGTAGTCCTAGCCCACAACCAAATTACCAACAACCTCCGTCTCAAGCTCCGCCTCAAAATGCGTATGGAGCTGGTCAACCCGGAAATTATCCTCCTCCTTCATCGCAAGCATATGCAAATAACGTTCCACCTCAAAATTATCCGGCTCCCCCTACTTCTAGTGCTCAACCTCCTCAACCTGGATCTCAACAAAATACTGGTCCTCAACCAAATTATGGTAATCAACCAAGTCCCGGTCCTGGTGCAACGCAATACGGTCCAGCTTCTACATCTCCACCGTTCAGTACTGCCTCTGCAAGTGGAGTAAATACCTATGCTCAGAGTAGCCAACCAACTAGTACACCGTCCGCTTCAACTCAAACTTACCCACCAAGTAGCGCTCCACCATCTACTTCGCAAGGTGGAAACTACGCTCCACCGGGACCTGCACCATCCGGATATCCCGTGCATCAAACACCTCACCCAACGTCTCATCCGCCACATCAACCACCACATCAATCCCCACATCAACCTCCTCATGCTCCTCATCAACCACCTCATCAACCTTCTCATCAATCAACTCATCAACCTTCTGCACATCAATCTCCACATCAACCACAACAGTCTCAACAACAATCTCAGACACCGCCACAGCCTCAACAGCAACAATCTCAGAGTCCTGCTCCAAGTGGATTTCAGCCACCTTCAGGACCTCCACAGGGTCCTGCTCCACCTCCAGGACCACAACCACAGCCTGGATATGGTCCAGCTACTACACAGACGTATGTACCACCGACACCAGGAGGACAGCCACAG GTATACACTCCTCATCCACCTCAAGGTGGTCAACATTATGGACATCCACAATATCCTCCTCAGAGTTATCCACCACCACCAGCAGGACAAGGATATCCTCAATATCCACCGCGTCCACCTGGTGGACACATGCCTCCTCCCCCTGGACCTCAAGGACCTCCTCCACCAAATCAGTATGGTGGTTATGGATATCAGCCACCTCCACAATAG
- the LOC126916075 gene encoding F-box only protein 42 isoform X2: protein MPTIAKRHSHSACTYENSMYVFGGCTATCTTFNDLWRLDLDTRKWVRLITMGTYPSPKACATMLYYKKSFILFGGWSHPALYSVHQQSRLFNELHVYSIESNKWIAINTLETPPPTSAHSASIHKNCMIVFGGICNGYRSNDVWCLNLDSYSWHKQATSNLKPQPRYGQSQIELGDKHLLILGGCTGPNVAMNDAWLLKMEGTAWTWKKVNMHNTEWAPTRIWCHQACKVGNHVIVLSINKCQNKPNDMSISLKKVTCQAAPSSRTNNSSPLHARQGSVSHIDRDVNINGRHGSFSEISVQNPRPSHHLPNFTKNLTLCYDNMLSMTAFRNEPVRYDINSHRQRQLESLRRMEESIRNRRTQSKSAKKTRNTLSIFVLDITNVLCDECSASWIPLKHSDQSGPNERILYSLVAGRGELIVFGGIAKEYIQSHPDMDEPEVYNDLHFINPPRYVI, encoded by the exons ATGCCTACAATTGCAAAGAGACATTCACATTCTGCTTGTACATATGAAAACTCTATGTATGTTTTTGGTGGATGTACTGCTACGTGCACAACATTCAATGATTTATGGAGATTAGATTTGGATACAAGGAAATGGGTCAGATTAATTACAATGGGAACTTATCCATCTCCAAAAGCTTGTGCTACTATGTTGTATTACAAAAAGAGTTTCATTTTATTTGGTGGCTGGTCCCACCCAGCGCTATATTCTGTTCACCAG CAATCAAGGTTATTCAATGAATTACATGTGTATTCTATAGAATCCAATAAATGGATTGCTATAAACACCTTGGAAACACCTCCACCTACTTCAGCACATTCTGCATCAATTCACAAAAATTGTATGATTGTTTTTGGTGGTATATGTAATGGATATAG ATCCAATGATGTATGGTGTTTAAATTTGGATTCCTATAGTTGGCATAAGCAAGCTACTTCGAATTTGAAACCACAACCACGTTATGGTCAGTCTCAGATTGAGCTTGGAGATAAACATCTCCTTATATTAG GTGGTTGCACTGGACCTAATGTTGCTATGAACGATGCTTGGTTATTGAAAATGGAAGGTACAGCATGGACGTGGAAAAAAGTAAACATGCACAATACTGAATGGGCTCCAACACGTATTTGGTGCCACCAGGCTTGTaag gtAGGAAATCATGTTATTGTTCTTAGTATAAATAAGTGTCAGAATAAGCCAAACGATATGAGTATATCGCTCAAGAAAGTGACTTGCCAAGCAGCACCTTCATCAAGAACAAATAATTCATCTCCATTACACGCAAG ACAAGGGAGTGTATCTCATATTGATAGAGACGTAAACATTAATGGACGACATGGATCTTTTTCAGAAATATCTGTACAAAATCCACGTCCTTCACATCATCTACCTAATTTTACAAAGAATTTAACTTTATGTTATGATAATATGTTAAGTATGACCGCTTTTCGCAACGAACCAGTGCGTTATGACATTAACAGTCATCGACAACGACAATTAGAATCTCTTCGTAGAATGGAAGAAAGTATTAGAAATCGAAGAACGCAATCAAAATCTGCAAAGAAAACAAGAAATACGTTATCCATATTTGTGTTAGACATTACGAATGTTTTATGCGATGAATGTAGTGCTTCGTGGATTCCTTTAAAACACAGTGATCAGTCAGGTCCTAACGAAAGAATTCTTTATTCACTCGTAGCTGGTCGTGGTGAATTAATAGTGTTTGGAGGTATTGCTAAAGAATATATACAAAGCCATCCTGATATGGATGAGCCTGAAGTCTACAATGATCTCCATTTTATAAATCCACCAAGatatgttatttaa
- the LOC126916065 gene encoding pre-mRNA-splicing factor syf1 homolog, with translation MLKRKDPEGNLYVFNEEDLPYEEEILRNPYSVKHWQRYIDHLKSTKSSNLNIVYERALKELPGSYKLWYNYLRQRVNQLKGRCITDPLYEDVNNAFERALVFMHKMPRIWMDYCTLMTEQCYITRTRQVFDRALRALPITQHHRIWPLYIEFLKKHNVYETAVRVFRRYLKLAPEDTEEYIEYLISIGRLDEAAVKLAQIVNQDDFVSKHGKSNHQLWNELCDLISKNPSKIKSLNVDAIIRGGLRRYTDQLGPLWNSLADYYVRSGLFERARDIYEEAIQTVTTVRDFTQVFDAYAQFEELSLSKRMEEAAKNPTEDDDIDLELRLARFEHLMERRLLLLNSVLLRQNPHNVQEWHKRVRLYEGQPHEIINTYTEAVQTVQPQLAVGKLHTLWVEFGKFYEENGQIADARVVFEKATHVPYTKVDDLASVWCEWAEMEIRHGNYKEALKLMHRATAMPFRKVAYHDETETVQMRLYKSLKVWSMYADLEESFGTFKTCKAVYDKIIDLKIATPQIIINYGLFLEENRYFEEAFRAYEKGIALFKWPNVYDIWNTYLTKFLKRYGGTKLERTRDLFEQCLEFCPPKYAKALYLLYAKLEEEHGLARHAMSVYERATNAVLPEEKFEMFNIYIKKAADIYGVPKTRQIYEKAIEVLNEDNTREMCLRFAEMETKLGEVDRARAIYAHCSQICDPRVASNFWQIWKEFEVRHGNEDTMREMLRIKRSVQAMYNTQVNMMSAQMLNNTSNSLSDIPADAMRLLDSKTQDNITTYKDSIKFVRGTIEKDGKAESQVNNPDEIDIDIDDVDDTEADVEEDIPVEKQTIPSQVFGSLKTTDGEDD, from the exons ATGTTGAAACGTAAAGATCCAGAAGGAAATCTATATGTTTTT AATGAAGAAGATTTACCATACGAAGAAGAAATTTTGAGAAATCCTTATTCTGTGAAACATTGGCAACGTTATATAGATCATTTAAAAAGTACAAAAAGCAGTAATTTAAACATTGTGTACGAACGAGCGTTAAAGGAACTTCCTGGAAG CTATAAGTTATGGTACAATTATCTACGTCAACGTGTCAACCAATTGAAAGGAAGGTGTATAACAGATCCGCTTTACGAAGATGTAAATAATGCATTTGAGCGTGCTTTGGTTTTTATGCATAAAATGCCCAGAATTTGGATGGACTATTGCACATTGATGACAGAACAATGTTATATTACGCGTACTCGTCAAGTTTTTGATCGGGCACTTAGAGCTCTCCCTATCACGCAACATCATCGTATATGGCCATTGtatattgaatttttaaaaaagcATAATGTGTATGAAACTGCAGTCAGAGTTTTTAGAAGGTATCTTAAG CTAGCTCCAGAAGATACAGAAGAGTATATAGAATACCTGATATCAATCGGGAGGCTTGACGAAGCTGCTGTGAAACTTGCACAAATTGTTAATCAGGATGATTTTGTATCAAAACATGGAAAGTCTAATCATCAATTATGGAATGAATTGTGTGATTTAATATCAAAGAATCCTTCTAAAATAAAATCTCTTAATGTAGATGCAATTATTAGAGGCGGTTTAAGACGTTATACTGATCAGTTAGGACCTCTTTGGAATTCTTTGGCGGATTATTATGTTCGTAGCGGTTTATTCGAAAgg GCGAGGGATATTTATGAAGAAGCAATACAAACAGTGACTACTGTTAGAGACTTTACTCAAGTGTTTGATGCTTATGCACAATTTGAAGAACTTAGTCTTAGCAAACGTATGGAAGAAGCTGCAAAAAATCCTACTGAAGATG ATGATATAGATCTAGAATTGAGATTAGCACGATTTGAACATTTAATGGAAAGGCGTTTATTACTTCTGAATTCTGTATTGCTCAGACAAAATCCTCATaatgtacaagaatggcataaAAGAGTTAGGCTTTATGAGGGACAACCACACGAG ATTATTAATACATATACAGAAGCTGTACAGACTGTACAACCACAATTAGCAGTAGGTAAATTGCATACTTTGTGGGTTGAATTTGGTAAATTTTATGAAGAAAATGGTCAAATAGCAGACGCTAGAGTAGTTTTCGAGAAAGCAACTCATGTTCCCTATACTAAAGTCGATGATCTTGCTTCTGTATGGTGTGAATGGGCAGAAATGGAAATTAGGCATGG AAATTATAAAGAAGCGTTAAAACTTATGCATCGTGCTACTGCTATGCCATTCCGTAAGGTAGCTTACCACGACGAGACAGAAACAGTTCAAATGAGATTGTATAAATCTTTAAAAGTTTGGTCTATGTATGCCGATTTAGAAGAAAGTTTTGGGACTTTCAAG ACATGCAAAGCTGTGTACGACAAAATTATAGATCTAAAAATCGCAACGCCGCAAATCATTATTAATTATGGACTCTTCCTTGAAGAAAATAGATATTTTGAAGAAGCTTTTAGa GCTTATGAAAAAGGTATTGCACTCTTCAAATGGCCTAACGTTTACGATATATGGAATACGTATCTTACAAAATTTTTAAAACGTTATGGTGGAACAAAGTTAGAACGAACGCGAGATTTATTTGAACAGTGTTTAGAATTTTGTCCACCAAAATATGCTAAAG CCTTGTATTTACTGTATGCAAAATTAGAAGAGGAACATGGTTTGGCTAGGCATGCAATGTCTGTATATGAACGAGCAACTAACGCTGTTCTTCCTGAAGAAAAATTTGAG ATGTTtaacatatatattaaaaaagcaGCAGACATATATGGTGTCCCAAAAACGAGGCAAATATATGAAAAAGCTATCGAAGTACTTAATGAAGATAATACAAGAGAAATGTGTTTACGGTTCGCAGAAATGGAGACGAAATTAGGAGAAGTTGACAGAGCTCGGGCAATATATGCGCACTGCAGTCAAATTTGTGATCCAAGG GTGGCTTCAAATTTCTGGCAAATATGGAAAGAGTTTGAAGTGAGACATGGTAATGAAGACACTATGCGTGAAATGCTTCGAATTAAGCGTAGTGTACAAGCTATGTACAACACTCAAGTGAATATGATGTCTGCACAAATGTTAAATAATACATCAAACTCACTATCTGATATACCAGCAGATGCAATGCGTCTTTTGGATAGTAAAACACAGG ATAATATTACCACATATAAGGACAGTATTAAATTTGTTCGTGGTACAATAGAAAAAGATGGTAAAGCAGAATCTCAAGTAAACAATCCAGATGAAATAGATATTGATATTGATGACGTTGATGACACTGAAGCGGATGTAGaggaag ACATACCTGTTGAGAAACAAACTATTCCATCACAAGTATTTGGTAGTTTAAAGACAACTGATGGTGAAGATGATTAA